In one window of Lynx canadensis isolate LIC74 chromosome B3, mLynCan4.pri.v2, whole genome shotgun sequence DNA:
- the RMDN3 gene encoding LOW QUALITY PROTEIN: regulator of microtubule dynamics protein 3 (The sequence of the model RefSeq protein was modified relative to this genomic sequence to represent the inferred CDS: inserted 1 base in 1 codon; deleted 2 bases in 2 codons), whose amino-acid sequence MSRLGVLGGTQAGLGLLLGTAAGLGFLCALYSQRWKRTQRHGHGQSLPNSLDYTQTSEPGRQVRPLRAVPGEAGDGAVLPXLPREGQEEVLDRLDFVLSSLAALRREVEELRSSLQGLAGQIVGEVRSHMEESQRMARRRRFPFARERSDSTGSSSVYFTATSGATFTDAESEGGYTTANAESDYEHDSDRESDDGEDEVSCETVKMGRKDSLDLEVEVEVASGPAARVLEAGGSPGLEDVLPLLQQADELHQGNEQGKREGFQLLLNNKLAYGNRQDFLWRLARAYSDMCELTEEVSEKKSYALNGKEEAEAALEKGDENAECHQWYAVLCGQLAEHESIQRRIQSGFSFKEHVDKAIALQPEKPYGSLLLGRWCWQVSHLSWLEKKTATAVRKPSLSATVQEALARAFLKAEELQPGFSKAGSVYIPKCYRELGKNSEARQWMKLALELPDVTNEDSAFQKDLEELEGNFKRIIIFQCLHDLRRLPCF is encoded by the exons ATGTCTAGACTGGGGGTCTTGGGAGGCACCCAGGCCGGGTTGGGACTGTTGCTGGGCACCGCCGCGGGCCTTGGATTCCTGTGTGCCCTTTACAGCCAGCGGTGGAAACGGACCCAGCGCCACGGCCACGGCCAGAGCCTACCTAACTCCCTGGACTACACACAGACTTCAGAGCCCGGACGCCAGG TGAGGCCTTTGCGGGCAGTCCCAGGCGAGGCTGGAGATGGTGCAGTGCTGC GCCTTCCACGTGAAGGGCAGGAGGAGGTGCTGGACCGCCTGGACTTTGTGCTCAGCAGCCTGGCGGCCCTGCGGCGGGAGGTGGAGGAGCTGAGGAGCAGCCTGCAGGGGCTTGCCGGGCAGATTGTTGGGGAGGTCCG ATCCCACATGGAAGAGAGCCAGAGAATGGCTCGGCGGCGGAGATTCCCTTTTGCCCGAGAGAGGAGTGACTCTACTGGCTCCAGCTCTGTCTACTTCACGGCCACCTCAGGAGCCACGTTCACAGATGCTGAGAGCGAAGGCGG GTATACAACGGCCAACGCTGAGTCAGACTACGAGCATGACTCTGACAGGGAAAGTGATGACGGGGAAGACGAAGTGAGCTGTGAGACTGtgaagatgggaagaaaggatTCTCTGGacctggaggtggaggtggaggtggctTCAGGCCCAGCGGCCagagtcctggaggctggaggctcCCCTGGCCTGGAGGATGTGCTGCCCCTCCTGCAGCAGGCCGATGAGTTACACCAGGGCAATGAGCAGGGCAAGCGGGAGGGTTTCCAGCTGCTGCTCAACAACAAGCTGGCG TATGGAAATCGGCAGGACTTTCTCTGGCGTCTGGCCCGGGCCTACAGTGACATGTGTGAGCTCACTGAGGAGGTGAGCGAGAAAAAGTCATATGCCCTAAATG GAAAAGAAGAGGCAGAGGCTGCTCTGGAGAAGGGGGATGAGAATGCTGAATGTCACCAGT GGTATGCAGTGCTTTGTGGTCAGCTGGCTGAGCATGAGAGCATCCAGAGGCGCATCCAGAGTGGCTTCAGCTTCAAG GAGCATGTGGACAAAGCCATTGCTCTCCAGCCAGAAAAACCCTATGGCTCACTTCTTCTTGGCAGGTGGTGC TGGCAGGTCTCTCACCTGAGCTGGCTAGAGAAAAAAACTGCTACAGCC GTTCGAAAGCCCTCTCTAAGTGCCACGGTGCAGGAGGCCCTCGCGAGAGCTTTCCTAA AGGCTGAAGAACTACAGCCAGGATTTTCCAAAGCAGGGAGTGTATATATTCCAA AGTGCTACAGAGAACTAGGAAAAAACTCTGAAGCTAGACAGTGGATGAAGTTA GCCCTGGAGCTGCCAGATGTCACCAATGAG GATTCAGCTTTCCAGAAAGACTTGGAAGAATTGGAAGgtaattttaagagaataatcATATTTCAGTGCCTTCATGACTTGAGGAGACTGCCCTGCTTTTAG